tattcaaacttctatttttttcattatcaaacAGCCTAGTGGGTGCCAAGACGTATGTTGCTGCGtcttttcatttgtattctttttgtattcctcctcctcctcctcctcctcctgctcctcctcttgctattgTTCGtttgccttttgttttctttttatatcataATTTCCCATTTAacgttttgtattttcattttggcATTGCTTCGTATCATTTTGCATTTTGATTTTAAATTGTAGCATATTTTGACGGTCAAATTACCTTTTCTACTTCGTGTACTattacattttccttatttaatttcttatttcTACCATTTTTCAATTATTCTAAACATTTACAAGCAAAACTCAACACGCATGcataagaaaacggaagaaaggaaaagaaataagctCGTgacacataaatagataaaacatatGTTCCAAATGTCACTTCTCACGTCGAAGTCATCATCGTGACTCCTGATTTCCTCCCCGCCACCACCGCTCTCACACCCAGCACCTGTTTACACACCATCTCTTTCATCACAGAGGGAGGAGAGCACGGTTTAGTTGCTCTTGTTTATGCTTGTTAGTCTACGGGAAGGGATATTGGAAGGTACCGGAGCGTCCTtcctcactcaccctctccccatccctgcCTCCACACCCAGCTGCCTAACCCCACGAGGCTCTCTGCTGTATTGGGGTTTGGGTGGGAGTGGGTGGAAGGGTGCGGGAGGTGGGTGGAGGTTCTGCTTTAGACTTCCATCCTTAAAGTTGATAACCTCAATGTTGAATGTGACCTCAGGATTACacaacgactctctctctctctctctctctctctctctctctctctcgttttctcttaatTCGTACTATAAGATAGAATTGGGCTAtcttactattcctactactactactactactactactactactactactactactactactactactactactactactactactactactactacctacgatgataatgatagtagtagtagtaatgataatgataataataataataacaataataataataataataataataataataataataataataataataataatagtaaaagtaataacaagaagaatgaagttaaaagaacagaaatgtaaagtatgtgtgtgtgcgcgcgcgcgcgcgcgcgtgtgtgtgtgttaattaagtGAGCGCGCTGGACAGGATGTTAAGAAAGACtaaccttttcattttctttcgcaGGCATTGACTTCAAGCAAAAAATCGTCAACTTAGATGGAGTTCCTATAAAGCTGCAAATATGGTAcgtaattatgagagagagagagagagagagagagagagagagagagagagagagagagagagagagagagagagagagagagagagagagagagagagacgtgtttaATCATCGTTAATTTTCCCAGAGTTAAACTTTTTAACACTAATGCCCTGCAGAGTTTGTTAATATGccgcttgcacacacacacacacacacacacacacacacacacacacacacacacacacacacacacacacacacacacacacacacacacacacacacacacacacacacgcacacacacacacagaatttttTCAACAACTCTTCCGGTATAAGTGTTGTGTTGGTCGCCATTTCTAGTTGATTGAGCGCTCCAATGCCACATCTAcatccatatctacacttgcACACTCTGTCCAAAGTATGAGTTTTTGGTATGACATCACAAATAATCgtggtttctttttatgggtCCGTTTTCGAAATttaacaaatcaaaattatataaGCGTTATGTCGCTCCCTTTACTTCATTCAGAACCTAAATTCCTCTTAACTCTGGCATGACTAACGGCTTCGTGTTCCGGTGGTTAGCGCACCTGAGTATGAATTCGCAGGCTCTTGTTCGAGTCCACGCATTAACTACACAAGCATTCACGCTTCCTTCGGGCTGGTCGACACATGTGTACCTTGAACATTATAGGAGAGCAAACTGTGAAAACCCGCATATCGACTTAAAGAACGGCATCCACCATAGGTTCAGGGGATCAGATGAGACGAAGTGAGCACTGAGGTCACGCacgacagatgtgtgtgtgtcaatactgGTACCTATATCTTTACCTTAATGTAATGcatttgaaagaaagaaacagccaTCTTTTGTTAGAGTCACGCAAAGATCCACATCAAAGgttgaagaggatgaagaaaaacaatgccAGAACAGATCTCAATAGTCATATGGGGCAGAAGGCTTAGTTTTAGCATTAAGAGCAGCGCCGCTAAATTCTCGTGGCATCTGGCAATTCGCAAATCTTTTTCACATTTCTACATCTTTTTACGTCATGAATGCCAGTTGAAAGCTTACAAGAGAGCAAAACTCATGAATTTTACCTTTAAATATGAAACAAATCTCACATACCTATGAAAAATTAATTAGAAATATTGTGGTGACGCGCGACGTAGAAAGTGGCGTGTGGTGGTGCTGCGGTGACAAGGGAGCGGAAGAGATGACGAGAGACGGCGCTTACCTGTACGAGTGTTACCAAGACTGCAGTGGTGTCAACGGGTGAGGCGTCTGCTTTAAGGCACTGGATCTCCGTGAGGCAAGCAAGGAAGACAGTAATGAGGcagtgggaggaaagagagggggaatTCTTAAACCTAGCGAGGAATACAAGCAGTGCAACAGCGATCATCAGTTTTGCTtcctggaaaaagagagagagagagagagagagagagagagagagagagagagagagagagagagagagagagagagagagagagagcagtcagaACTTTAAGAGTAAACTTGTGATGCATTGCTTGCCAAGTGTGTGttatttaatgtgtgtgtgtgtgtgtgtgtgtgtgtgtgagagagagagagagagagagagagagagagagagagagagagagagagatcaaacatCCAACCCACCCTCAATCTTCTTCCtgcacctcctcttctcctcaggGACACGGCAGGGGAGGAGCGGTTCCGCACACTCACCACCGCTTACTACAGGGGTGCGCAGGGCATCGTGTTGGTGTATGACGTCACTAACCTGGACTCCTTCAACCACCTCTCCTACTGGCTTAGAAACATTGAGGAGGTGagctgtctttctctcctctatgcACGCCACTGATGAACTGATAAACTGATGCATTCTaaggccgttttttttttttccttcatcgtgtctgtttttcaaaggccacgtaaatgattaattatttttgtggtttttattttattgttcttgGGGTTTCATCTCtcgtttgattttctttttgttttcttcttcggttatttcttttcgtaaggtagcttcctctctctctctctctctctctctctctctctctctctctctctctctctctcttgttttcccctgttcattttttttttctttttagcttcgTTTCCCCCATCCCTTCTTTTAAgcgttccttctttcttcttctttttctccttcatcttttccttccatcgtcCTTCTCTCTTGCCCTTTGCTCTTTTCAttgctctctccttcattcctccttcttccttgtttagTCTTCCTTTGATTCCCTTCTACCTTCTTTCTTgtccatttcttcatttcttatttcttccttccttcattcttgcttttttttttcctttcatttatcttccctGCATCCACTACACATTCAGTTCAATTTCTAGGAAGTCTTGTGTATAACCTGCAACTGATTCGTGAGAGGTGTTTTGTTGGTGGGATTTCATTCAAGCCGAGCTCCCACACTGAGCGCAGGCGACGGCACGTGCTGTCAGGGACCTGGAATCCTGCTACCACCGCTGcctccactgctgccactgccgccTTGGTTCTCATGAATTGTAATGCCTTGCAGAATGCGTCCCCCGAGGTGGTGAAGGTGCTGGCGGGCAACAAGTGCGAGGTGACCACCCAGCAGCGAGCCGTCGACAAGGAGAGAGGGTTGAAGGTGAGTATGTCCCTTTGAGTTCGTCTCTTTGGCTGCTGGTGTAGAGTGAGAGGGGATCAAAAGTCATGTAACCTCCCACACtcattttcactgtttgatttacGTTTTTTCctcccgtttttttttcattctaatttaaccccttcagtgccatgacatgtttccatatccattctggtgaCCATttagagattttatacagcttcagaaatttatgtggaggtttaaaataatgaagactctggtcattaatcttctgacctccatagatccttcctaatgtcaataaaaggatctagtcgtacacaaattcAAGGTCAGAATtgtgtccctgtattgaaggggttaacctttTCAACTTTAAACCCATTACTCCTTGGTGTTAGAAATCTCGAGTcactcattgttttttttttctctctctcatacttgcAGCTGGCAGAGAACTTTGACATGCCGTTCTTCGAGGTGTCGTGTCGAGGTGACGTGATGGTTCAAGACACCTTCCTCACCCTCGCCAGGCTTATAAGGGACCTCAGACAGAGACGGGTGGGTGTTCCGTGTTTCCATGGCAGTGTGTTCCTGCTGAGGCTCTGTTCACTTCTCTGGCTTTGtgtctctagtctctctctctctctctctctctctctctctctctctggctgtagTAAAAGAGAATATGTATCGACTatattttctctcacctttattCTGTCCACTTCTCTAATGTTGTAGTATTCTCAGacatccattcctttctcttgtaactctggaactcattacctgcttctgtttttccttcttcctttaaccTAAACTCTTTCGAAAGGGAGATTCTAAGACACTTTTCCTTCAACTTTAGATGATTCTTTTGATCTCACTTTAGAGACTTATACTTCAGTGGTTCTTTTTGTCGCCCGTGGTTAATGTTCTTCTTACTTGATAAAAAGGATTAAACAACAAGAGCCACTCGCCACACAAATGAGACTTTAACAGAGTGGTCTTGCTTTTTCTCCCCGCAGGCCAGCTTGTTTGAGGAACGCGAGCGGCAGAACGAGGCGGTCAAACTGGAAGCTGACGAGAAGAGTGATGGCAGCTCCCTTTGCTCCTCGTGCTGAAGTACTCCAAGCCACCCTAACCCTTACTAACACCTCTCATTCTTATCCATTcatccctctgtccctccctgaGACCACCGCGTGTGTGCTGCCAGCTAAGGTCTAGTACGCTGCTCGTGTGTCCTCCGCCTGCCACGCACACCGccgctcatcaccaccacctccacctccaccgtgCACTAGTGCCCTGCTTCTACCATTGGGATGGATAGCGGCGTAGCGTGAAGACTTCTGggttatgtttttgtttatatctgtcgtgagagagagagagagagagagagagagagagagagagagagagagagagagagaattttcttcgCGAGAACACCATTATTAGAACTGACTGATTGGTAACACTGACTACGGTGAGTTCACTATGTAACTTCGCGCCCTTATATACAAGACTATACACCTTTCTAATTTTATAAGATACTACTCTACCTACTCATGTACATAGCAATCCTTATAGTGCTTTAACACagctggtatatatatataacgcatGTATTTATAAGGCAACAAACATATGAATGCAAGTACAGACCGGTATACACTAAAAGATTTAACGATTCATGATAGTTCGCAGCGTTATTTTCGTTTGGCATTCACGTATAGCATCTGGCGGCGTCTGATGTgagtgcatgtatgtatataacacAACCACAGGGtcatcgtttttgttgttgtttgggttTGGTTTTAGTCGAAGCAATAGGCACGTTTTCCTATCACCTGACAAGCATTGGTCGTCACTCGTCTGTGGAAAAAATGCAATACTTGTTTTCCTGGGCCATATTCCGAAGCACTTCTGGGCCGCACCTccgctactttcaaaaggctctatagttaaagtgacacaggggttttcagtgtgtgtttttttatgggttTTAGTGACAAGTGGACATAATTTGTAcattaataaaaggaaaaaaaagcagtcTTGATAACCCGGCTTATCatttatgtggcctttgaaaatagtcgtggtgagagagcaaagcatttctgaatacgtgcCCCAAAGCGATGAGAGACGTGAGACTGCCCTTGTCCCCTCGCGACCCGCACACCTCCTCACTGCTCCCGCCTGCACCTCCACACCATTGCCCTGCCGTCACTTAAtaggttcgtattctcaaacattttatcttcatcttgATCATTTCTAAAAGCTTcaatggaagttactggtgatattatgtgtttttttggtcCCAGGAATATTTTAGCAAGGATTCAGCATTACTAACGTGGATAAAATCGTGAGAACCAGTCAAATTATGTtcgtagtctttgaaaatagttatcAGAGCGTTCAGAAATACAAGTCAGTAAGTTTGGcttgataaaaataaattcGTTCTTATCTCGTCAACTTTTTACAGGTTTTGTAAAGTAGAAGTTGTTGGGAAGTTTCTATGATTGATATTTTTCTCTGATTCTGGTGATAATTGAGCAAGGATgactgtggaaaaaaaatatttgagaaaCCAATCAAGCTTATTTGTGGCCTTCGATAACAGTGTTGACGAGAGGCCATAGTGCTTTAACGATGCGACTCTCACCAAGACACGCGTTCCACAGCTGAAGTAATGCAGATCAGTGTTAATCCACCGTTTCATAATGACGCATATTTTCGTAAATCACTAACTGAGGGCCAGACAATATTACAGCAAAATATTACATCACTGCGTTTCACTAATACATCTAACTCAATGACAATAAGGAATAGATATTATGTGATATGctccagtcagtcaggcaggcagttaGTTAAAAGGTGCTGCTACCAAAGAACCGCCTTGTAATGGTGAATTTGTGTATTATACATTATGTCAGAAGTCTGGTGATCTGAATTTGCTGTCAAtgtgtttagtgttttctttcGATCCAGTCTTTTGATCTTACAATCTTGCAAAGGCTTACCCACTGATTGATTCCAAGCAAATCAGGGGAGTTATGATTGAGAGTAAGGTATACACAGTGACAGGGTACTCGACCATTGAGCTCTGCTACAGTTGGAGTGACGGCGGTGTATATAGCAGCTTGACGACGATGGCGACGGGAGGCTGGCGGCGGGGGATGTCGGGCTGGCACGAGTCACACACCACGTACTGAATCACTACAAAGCCTATTTCTCTTTAGCTCTGAATTAGTGGACGTGTTGTGCAGTGCGATGTGGTTTCCTTTTGTATATGATCTAGGTCTGTATTCGTAAACGTTTCGATATCTTATCTTGACTACTTTCAACAGGCTGTGGTGAAAGTTATTttgattttcaagggtgttccaATAGTTCTAGCGATAGTTCAGCAAGGTTTCTGTACCTACAAAAGGAACACTTCTATGATAATCCGATCaatcatctgtggcctttgagaacAGTCccggtgagagaacaaagtgtttaagaatacaagcCATAATGTAACATAATATGCTACTGTGCTTTCAAAGTATTGCAATGGAGTCTGGGATGTAACTGAATTTTTAGATACTATTCATAAGATATTTTTAATAACTTGATTGTATAATAGATTTACTGTGTGATGAAAACTTTTCTCCacgtttttcttgttcattcatGTACATGTATGTGCTGCGCTAGGAGTGTCTTATAGAGCCGCTGATCAGTTCACACTCCACACCCATGGTTGGAATCAGGGGCCGTATTCTCAAATGTTGCCGTGTCTTAGTCTGACTAATTTCAACAAGCTGTGGCGGATGTTGCTGGATGTTCAAGAGTGTTCTCATGAGTCTAAATGTAGACTGGTGAGGATTCTGCATCATCTCTGAGAAAACACCCATGAGATCCCGACTTGTTCCAGTGGCTGTTGAAAATAGCCCTTATGAGAGtccaaagcgtttcaaaatacggtCCCTGATTAACTGACCTAACTTACTGAACCTCTACATACACGTGTATTCCCTCCTCACCTACATATTTGGTCGTATCATAAATTTACATTTAATTAACGGAGTTGAAATCAGATCAACTGGTCTAACGTCCTGCTGAACCTCATTGTACGTACACACACTGTCGCTCTTTCTCGACATGGACATTTTTGACCGATGAAATTACACACCAACATCGAGTGTGTGAGTTTGACGCGTCTAATaaacaggtaaagaaaaatgcAGGCTGCTGATACGTATGCACGTAGTGGCGCACTTCAATCATTGCCTCGTGAGGACAGAAACTAAATCTTGAGGTGAAGGTATTCATACAAATGCAGACTGAGGAACATTGAAGCAGGCTTTTATCACCTCGCCTTCATAGacttacggaaaaaaaaaaaagataaacctgTGAATGTGATTTGTGCTAGGTGGAGGTGTTCCGTTGCACACTCATGGGGaataattatcttttttagaatatattttgttaatgtttttgtaAAAATGTGTATAGCAACAGATATATTAGTGTCTCTTAGTGTGTTTAAGAGTTTATTTCCGTGCgtgatttttctctcttgttttggtATTTCAGAAAATGGTGGAAATTGTTTATGTATTAAGTTCATGCCTTAGAGTCGTTATGCCAAAGTCGTGGATGTACGGTACAGTCGTGTTCAGAAGCACAGTAACATACCATGGTCACTGTCTCTGTGTTTTGCGTGTTCCGTGAATCTCAAGGCGTCTGATTTGCTAACAATCTCATTACAAAACTCAACCATTGATAGATTCTTAGCAGGTCAGAAGGTTTGAGACTGAAGGAGGCTAAACACAGAGGATGGAAGTGCTTTACATTACTTTCCTTTTGACCGTGACTATACCAGGCACAAAACATTCTCTTCCTTGGTCTTAAGTGAATGGTACCTTAATGTTAGCCCTGGACGCAACATCCCTGCAGccgtattctcaaacgttttAGTGTCTTATCTCGTTGACCTTTAACAGTCTCTAGAAGTTATTAGGATCTTCAAGtacgttttttctttattattctcgtGAGAGTTTAACAGATATTCTGTATGACTTATGGGGAAGCTACCCACGAGAACACAATTAATAGTTTCGgtggcctttaaaaacaatCCTTAAGAGAGTCCAAAGCATTTGAAAATATTGGCCCAGCTGCGCAGCGAAGTGACAAGGTGAACTTACCCCAGCAGCCTTTACTGCTGCGCCACGCTGCACACAGTGcccgagaaaaagagaaatacataTTATTTATTATGAAAGGAGTCtaattgtatttttgttttatctgaGGTAAAAGTGTAGAAATGACAATGATAAAACTATGAACGTGAGTCGTTAGCACGCCGACGCACACTTCTGGAGCTCCTCACCcaagatataaagaaataaaatactttctcatctttcctatCTTACAAACCGTGAAACATTACGTGCGGCAATTGGTTTGTGATCTAATGCAAGTTGAACGAGTCCATTAAAGCGTCCCATGTATACCCTGCAGGGAATCATTCACGAGAGCATTTTGATGGCACAGTGCTGCCCGAGGGACGAGAGTGACCACAGCGAGCAGACCTCCTTGCTGCCACGGACGCTGCCCCCTCAAAGCACTGTGGCACCAGGCAGCTCTGACACTTCACTACACCTTCAATATTTCACACTACATTCATTAAAGAATTCAATACAGTTAATTAGATATTTCAATGGTTTCATTATACCAGTCTTCTATGATATGTTACGACGCATATATTCAGAACCTCGCATTTTGAATGATTTTGTCATCTAAATTTCACCCTACCCAATCTATTATGTATAGTCACGTCTCCAAGCAATACATAAAGACAATACACTCATGATCCATCGCTGACACTCAATCACCTCGGTAGCTTTTTAGGCtgatgaccgtgtgtgtgttgctgagcCTTGAGGCGACGCGCATTGAACCCACCCACCAGACATGGTTGTCTCTATCCAGCCTTTATATTATCATCTGACTGTGAACCACTCGGCCTCCTCCACACTCAGAGACGCCAGGCATCTTCTGAATAAAAACTTGAGATATTGTTTACGATCTATTTCATTCTCCATCATGAGACGTTCTCTATGCTACATGCCTTACAGTTGCTCTATGATCAAATATCTAGAGCAGGAAAAGTTTCggggcaaaaaaataaaagtgtgcaTCAAACAATTACGTCTTGGTGTTAGGAGAGCTCTTAATAGAAAGTATTTCGTGAACACACAAACAGGTGTTTACTCATTCTGTAGGAACTGTATTACTGTCGGTTGAGCGCTCTGGTTTAGGTATACGAATAAAAGCTGAACCTGCAAAAATATTTATAGAATATTTGCAAAACGCTATTTAGGTTGGGTGTGTTTGTCCTTTTCACATCTTTGCAACATTGTGTAGCTGCACGCTGGATGTGGAGAGAAGTTTTCTTTtcgcaagaagagaaagatgaacagTAAATTTCTTTTTgcataaatatgagagaaaaccaGAGATGAATTTTCTGAAGTTAGTTGGTCACTCTGAATTCATCAAGCTCTATGGAAGATGTCCCGCAATACTCCAGCCTTGTATTCCGAACTCTGGAATGACTGAAGTGACTAATTTGAACCCTGATGTACCTGGGGTTTGAACTTTGTCGCCAGATAGAAAACATGAGGTAAGTTTACTGGGATCGGTCATTCTGAGTCCAAGGTGTCCAGGAGAAGATTTTACGAAAGCTTACTTATTTGTAATAAAGGCAATAAACGTCAACAACATTCCCATTtcagaaactactactactactactactactactactacta
Above is a window of Portunus trituberculatus isolate SZX2019 chromosome 43, ASM1759143v1, whole genome shotgun sequence DNA encoding:
- the LOC123518252 gene encoding ras-related protein Rab-8A-like, encoding MAVDFTATYKVLVIGDVNVGKTCLVHRFCDERYYDTYISTVGIDFKQKIVNLDGVPIKLQIWDTAGEERFRTLTTAYYRGAQGIVLVYDVTNLDSFNHLSYWLRNIEENASPEVVKVLAGNKCEVTTQQRAVDKERGLKLAENFDMPFFEVSCRGDVMVQDTFLTLARLIRDLRQRRASLFEERERQNEAVKLEADEKSDGSSLCSSC